The Paenibacillus sp. MBLB1832 genome has a window encoding:
- a CDS encoding metal ABC transporter substrate-binding protein has protein sequence MLRRHAKHLAYIGLMIVIALCISGCRKTKAGLVEGKVNVVTSFYPLYDFTKKIGGDYVNVINLVPAGVEPHDWSPKSRDIKNMTGAQVFVYQGAGFEGWVKDFLGSLSKQSTVDVVEASKGVNFIYTDEKKEEFDPHAWLSPLNARQMANNIKTALVKADPAHKDVYEQNYQNYASQLTELDGRYTTALAQTSKKEIAVSHHAFAYLCKDYGLTQMSIMGLSPDAEPTSQDLKKINAFIKDHQLKYIFFEELVSDKLAKTLAKDANVNTLVLNPLEGLTEAQLEAGEDYISIMDKNLKNLVMSLQ, from the coding sequence GTGTTAAGAAGACATGCTAAGCATTTAGCCTACATAGGATTAATGATAGTTATTGCTTTATGTATCTCAGGTTGTAGGAAAACGAAGGCAGGTTTAGTTGAAGGTAAAGTGAATGTTGTCACTAGCTTTTATCCGTTATATGATTTTACAAAAAAAATTGGCGGGGACTATGTCAATGTCATTAACCTTGTTCCAGCAGGCGTTGAGCCGCATGACTGGTCTCCCAAAAGCCGTGATATCAAAAATATGACGGGTGCCCAGGTTTTTGTCTATCAAGGTGCAGGTTTCGAGGGTTGGGTGAAAGATTTTCTGGGAAGTTTATCAAAACAATCAACTGTTGATGTGGTTGAGGCGAGTAAAGGTGTAAATTTCATCTATACTGACGAGAAAAAGGAAGAATTTGATCCACATGCATGGCTTAGCCCGTTAAATGCGCGACAAATGGCTAATAATATTAAAACAGCACTTGTAAAAGCAGACCCAGCTCACAAAGATGTCTATGAGCAAAACTATCAAAATTACGCGTCTCAACTAACAGAATTAGATGGGCGCTACACAACCGCGCTAGCGCAAACTTCCAAAAAGGAAATTGCCGTCTCTCATCATGCTTTTGCCTATTTGTGTAAAGATTACGGTTTGACACAAATGTCGATCATGGGTCTTTCTCCTGATGCAGAGCCTACGTCACAGGATTTGAAGAAAATTAATGCTTTTATTAAGGATCATCAATTGAAATATATTTTTTTTGAAGAACTGGTTTCCGATAAATTAGCCAAAACGTTAGCTAAGGATGCGAATGTGAACACACTTGTGCTGAATCCGTTGGAAGGCTTGACAGAAGCTCAGCTTGAGGC
- the metG gene encoding methionine--tRNA ligase, which yields MSDQSKTFYITTPIYYPSDKLHIGHAYSTVAGDAMARYKRLRGYDVRYLTGTDEHGQKIERKAQEKGTTPQAFVDNIVTDIKELWAKLDISYDDFIRTTEDRHKIAVSKIFQRLLDQGDIYLGEYEGWYCIPDESFFLESKLVDGKCPDCGRPVEKMKEQTYFFRMSKYADRLVQYYEENPEFIQPESRKNEMLNNFIKPGLEDLAVSRTTFDWGIKVPGDPKHVIYVWIDALSNYITALGYASDDESIFKTYWPADVHLMSKEIVRFHTIYWPIMLMALDLPLPKKVFAHGWLLMKDGKMSKSKGNVVDPVTLIDRYGLDALRYYLMREVPFGADGTFTPESFVERVNHDLANDLGNLLNRTIVMIDKYFAGRIPAYVPGATEFDESLLETVRSTVERYEEAMEKMEFSIALSAVWQLISRTNKYIDETQPWSMVKDEAKRDTLGSVMYVLAESQRISSVLLRPFLTKTPGLIWSQLGIAAEDLPRLTAWESVQSFGHLQAGTVVQKGEPMFPRLDVAAEVAYIVEAMGGGAANAEETTAAAAPAAATESAVPTPETKEEIGIDDFAKVELRVAQVRSAEPVKGADKLLKLQLDLGYEQRQVVSGIAKFYTPDELVGRKVICVTNLKPAKLRGELSQGMILAASHGDQLTLATVPDAMPNGAIVK from the coding sequence ATGTCTGACCAATCCAAGACGTTTTATATTACAACCCCAATTTATTACCCTAGCGATAAGCTGCATATCGGGCATGCTTACTCAACCGTTGCTGGGGATGCCATGGCTCGCTATAAGCGACTGCGTGGCTACGATGTACGATATTTAACGGGTACTGATGAACACGGACAAAAGATCGAACGCAAAGCGCAAGAGAAAGGAACGACTCCGCAGGCTTTTGTCGATAATATTGTCACTGATATTAAGGAACTGTGGGCCAAACTGGATATTTCGTATGATGACTTTATTCGTACAACAGAAGATCGTCATAAGATTGCGGTTTCTAAAATTTTTCAACGTTTATTGGATCAAGGTGATATTTATTTAGGGGAGTATGAAGGCTGGTACTGTATTCCAGATGAATCCTTCTTCCTTGAAAGTAAGCTTGTTGATGGGAAATGCCCTGACTGTGGACGCCCCGTTGAGAAAATGAAAGAGCAAACGTATTTTTTCCGGATGAGCAAGTACGCGGATCGATTGGTCCAGTACTACGAAGAGAACCCAGAGTTCATTCAGCCTGAGTCGCGTAAGAATGAGATGTTGAACAATTTCATCAAGCCGGGACTTGAGGATCTGGCTGTCTCCCGTACGACTTTTGACTGGGGAATTAAGGTGCCTGGGGATCCTAAACATGTTATTTATGTTTGGATCGATGCGTTATCGAATTATATTACTGCACTTGGCTATGCGTCTGATGATGAGTCGATCTTTAAGACCTACTGGCCAGCTGATGTCCACTTGATGAGTAAAGAAATTGTTCGTTTCCATACAATCTATTGGCCAATTATGTTGATGGCGCTTGATTTACCATTACCTAAAAAGGTGTTCGCTCATGGTTGGCTGCTGATGAAAGATGGCAAGATGTCAAAGTCAAAAGGAAATGTGGTCGATCCAGTAACGCTTATTGATCGTTATGGGTTGGATGCGCTCCGCTATTATTTGATGCGCGAAGTTCCTTTTGGGGCGGATGGTACATTTACGCCTGAAAGCTTTGTTGAGCGCGTAAATCATGATCTAGCGAACGATTTAGGTAACTTGTTAAATCGAACGATTGTCATGATTGACAAGTATTTTGCAGGCCGAATTCCAGCCTATGTGCCAGGGGCTACGGAATTTGATGAAAGTCTGTTGGAAACAGTACGTTCAACGGTTGAGAGATATGAAGAAGCGATGGAGAAAATGGAGTTCTCTATTGCGCTTTCCGCGGTATGGCAGCTTATTAGCCGTACGAATAAATACATCGACGAGACACAGCCTTGGTCGATGGTGAAAGATGAAGCGAAGCGCGATACGCTCGGCTCCGTCATGTATGTGCTGGCAGAATCTCAGCGCATCTCATCTGTGTTGCTTCGTCCTTTCTTGACGAAGACACCAGGTCTGATCTGGTCGCAGCTAGGTATTGCTGCTGAAGACTTGCCGCGTCTAACCGCGTGGGAAAGCGTGCAATCCTTCGGTCACCTGCAGGCAGGCACTGTTGTGCAAAAAGGTGAACCGATGTTCCCAAGACTCGATGTAGCGGCTGAGGTTGCCTATATCGTTGAAGCGATGGGCGGCGGCGCTGCTAACGCCGAAGAAACTACAGCCGCAGCAGCACCTGCTGCTGCGACGGAAAGTGCCGTGCCTACGCCGGAAACAAAAGAAGAAATCGGCATTGACGATTTCGCTAAAGTGGAGCTGCGTGTGGCACAAGTGCGATCGGCTGAGCCTGTGAAAGGCGCCGATAAGCTCTTGAAATTGCAGCTCGATCTAGGCTATGAGCAGCGTCAAGTTGTATCGGGCATCGCGAAGTTTTATACGCCCGATGAGCTTGTTGGACGCAAAGTGATTTGCGTCACCAACTTGAAGCCCGCCAAGCTGCGCGGCGAGCTGTCGCAAGGCATGATTCTCGCCGCTTCACATGGCGATCAGCTTACGCTCGCAACCGTTCCAGATGCTATGCCGAACGGCGCGATCGTTAAATAA
- the yidD gene encoding membrane protein insertion efficiency factor YidD, producing MKRALQVPIHFYRKFISPLKPPTCRFYPTCSQYALEALEIHGPLKGSWLSVKRICKCHPFHPGGVDHVPAKMEN from the coding sequence ATGAAAAGGGCGCTTCAAGTACCCATCCACTTTTATAGAAAGTTTATTTCTCCTCTGAAACCCCCGACATGCCGTTTTTACCCGACTTGTTCGCAATATGCGTTAGAGGCACTTGAGATACATGGCCCTTTAAAAGGTTCCTGGTTATCGGTCAAGCGGATCTGTAAATGTCACCCTTTTCATCCTGGTGGTGTAGATCATGTACCTGCCAAGATGGAAAATTAA
- a CDS encoding LTA synthase family protein, translating to MTTFLKALKHLPTRIMIVVLPFLLMCMVEYLERGSYKDFHQWYTDHPNAMLLAFFVVAALYWLLIAIIGGTRIAFWIVSAVLLPLGAISGSKLKAIGSPYYPWDLYFHNQLMEYKKFLNGYLSKNIIISVLLFLILVSCLFYVLLRKRSVRFHWIERSVYGVIAIVVATSLYWDKPISFTKLYGMYTVPWDQTITYDDNGFLYSSVQMLNFLDVAKPKDYSKKTITELINQIPESTATSEKQPNIIVMLGESFFDPTQMKNVTFSRDPIPHLHELQKKFTSGKMLSPQFGGSTANVEFEVLSGNSMRFFGKSPDKIIPYIEYMNHGVDSLASITTRQGYTATAINPFFSYFFDSRKVYKHFGFSRFISSEYFPNDFSGPNYADHAVVNKIIEATEKSSGPDFIFANTMENHHPYGPNKFSKNTIQVTGDITAESKSILETYAQGITATDQALQSLVDYYSKESEPTILLFFGDHFPFFEEDYKVYRDAKYVLPNDPDLYTKTHLTPFLIWNNFLPADQEKLNLTSSPSFLGPILLHMAGVKGSYYTDYLYELSKKIPVIPPQEMWSKYNIQESDLIGYENMQYDNLFGKRYGYEDKGYKDTIVQPSYVLGYGDPVISNITIADHKMLVTGSPFFSSCNVYIDGNEVKSNFDGKDTLYVDLTTIPTLETGKQHGVEVRVYDDKKMKIGQSNLYLMPAS from the coding sequence ATGACGACATTTCTTAAAGCATTGAAACATTTACCTACACGTATCATGATTGTGGTGCTTCCTTTTTTGCTCATGTGTATGGTTGAGTACTTAGAAAGAGGCTCCTACAAAGATTTTCATCAGTGGTACACGGATCATCCGAACGCGATGCTTTTGGCCTTTTTCGTTGTTGCCGCGCTTTACTGGTTGCTAATTGCAATAATTGGCGGGACGCGAATCGCATTTTGGATCGTAAGTGCGGTATTGTTGCCACTCGGAGCAATCAGCGGCAGTAAATTAAAGGCAATTGGTTCACCGTATTACCCGTGGGATCTTTATTTTCATAATCAGCTTATGGAGTATAAAAAATTTTTGAATGGCTATTTATCGAAAAATATTATAATAAGCGTTCTCCTGTTCCTCATTCTCGTATCTTGTCTTTTTTATGTACTTTTGCGCAAACGGAGCGTACGTTTTCATTGGATTGAGCGTAGTGTCTATGGTGTAATTGCGATTGTGGTGGCGACGAGTCTGTATTGGGATAAGCCCATTTCTTTCACTAAATTGTATGGCATGTACACGGTTCCGTGGGACCAGACGATTACCTATGATGACAACGGGTTCCTTTATTCGTCAGTTCAGATGCTAAACTTTTTGGATGTGGCCAAGCCTAAGGACTATAGCAAAAAAACGATTACAGAGCTGATCAATCAGATTCCTGAGAGCACTGCAACCAGTGAGAAACAACCGAATATTATTGTTATGCTAGGAGAATCGTTTTTTGATCCGACGCAAATGAAAAACGTAACGTTTAGTCGTGACCCTATCCCTCATTTGCATGAATTACAGAAGAAATTCACGAGCGGTAAAATGCTTTCCCCCCAATTTGGCGGCAGCACGGCTAATGTAGAGTTTGAAGTTTTGTCGGGGAATTCGATGCGGTTTTTCGGAAAATCTCCAGATAAAATCATTCCTTATATCGAATACATGAATCATGGCGTTGATTCTTTGGCCAGTATTACAACGAGACAAGGCTACACCGCGACAGCGATTAATCCGTTCTTTAGTTACTTTTTTGATAGTCGAAAGGTGTATAAGCATTTTGGTTTTTCGAGGTTCATCTCGAGTGAATATTTTCCGAATGACTTTTCGGGACCCAATTATGCCGATCATGCGGTTGTTAATAAAATTATTGAGGCAACGGAAAAGAGCTCTGGTCCTGATTTTATTTTCGCCAATACGATGGAGAATCACCATCCCTATGGACCTAACAAGTTCAGCAAGAATACGATCCAGGTTACTGGTGATATAACGGCTGAGTCCAAGAGCATTTTAGAGACTTATGCGCAAGGCATTACCGCAACAGATCAGGCGCTCCAATCACTCGTTGACTATTATTCTAAGGAGTCGGAGCCTACGATTCTTTTATTTTTCGGCGACCATTTCCCGTTTTTTGAGGAAGATTATAAAGTATATCGCGATGCGAAGTATGTGTTACCGAATGATCCGGATTTATATACGAAGACGCATTTAACACCCTTTCTAATTTGGAACAACTTTTTGCCAGCAGATCAAGAAAAGTTGAATTTAACCTCCAGCCCTTCTTTCTTAGGACCGATCCTGCTTCATATGGCTGGTGTTAAAGGCAGCTATTACACCGATTATCTGTATGAATTATCGAAGAAAATTCCAGTTATTCCGCCACAAGAGATGTGGTCGAAGTATAACATTCAAGAAAGTGACTTGATTGGGTATGAGAACATGCAGTATGATAACTTGTTTGGCAAGCGGTATGGTTATGAGGATAAGGGATACAAGGATACGATCGTTCAACCTTCCTATGTACTGGGTTATGGAGATCCTGTTATTTCAAATATCACCATTGCCGATCATAAAATGCTGGTTACTGGCTCGCCTTTCTTCTCTTCCTGTAATGTGTATATTGACGGAAATGAAGTGAAGTCGAATTTCGACGGCAAGGATACGTTATATGTTGATTTAACTACAATACCAACGCTGGAGACTGGCAAACAGCATGGAGTCGAGGTTCGCGTTTACGATGACAAAAAGATGAAAATCGGGCAGTCGAATCTTTACCTGATGCCTGCGTCATGA
- a CDS encoding YmaF family protein translates to MSNVPPAHVHFFTTITSETLSHHHLLRLYTFSVNGTSYDGHVHQYQGISGIKYGHYHAYYGVTGPPIALANGEHFHMLDGIVDLNLYNTSRRGTLMKSAKLEGIILELHQHLYQGYTSVGFGYEPW, encoded by the coding sequence GTGTCAAATGTTCCACCAGCTCATGTGCATTTTTTTACGACGATTACGTCAGAAACTCTCTCTCATCATCATTTATTACGGCTGTATACGTTCAGTGTGAACGGCACTTCCTATGATGGGCATGTCCATCAATATCAGGGCATTTCAGGTATCAAGTATGGGCATTATCATGCGTATTACGGCGTTACAGGCCCACCAATCGCGCTAGCGAATGGCGAGCATTTTCATATGCTGGACGGGATTGTCGACCTCAATTTATATAATACGAGTAGACGCGGCACATTAATGAAATCGGCTAAATTGGAAGGAATCATCCTTGAGCTTCATCAACATTTGTATCAAGGCTATACGTCCGTTGGGTTCGGTTATGAGCCTTGGTAA
- a CDS encoding aldose 1-epimerase — translation MSQYEIVHSEWEGESTLQLVDHHNEAVAEVIPAVGFHLFRFDVRNKGYIAKPAALAELRVNSSRYGVPILFPPGRVKEAAFTFDGRKYQLPANREPDHAHGQLRERPWNVIASGADAAGGAYVSAEFDIAETPDMLAYFPHAACFRFTYRLKEGTLSLSGEITNRGGDTMPLSLGFHPYFAFTEGEASRVRVTIPAEAEWPLTAGGFAAAGPAPSPLTAALQRGAVVSELPGYPGGSQMLSIAPGPQVCEVAYEARGTKLIFDMGDQFPIHVLFTAPWANAVSLEPYTSIMNVFNESFAPEMSGAQGLDPGAVFTFEWSIRIESL, via the coding sequence ATGAGTCAATATGAAATTGTACATAGTGAGTGGGAAGGGGAGTCAACACTTCAACTCGTTGACCATCACAATGAAGCCGTGGCCGAAGTTATACCGGCCGTCGGATTCCATCTGTTCCGCTTTGATGTGCGGAACAAGGGCTATATCGCGAAGCCAGCCGCCTTGGCGGAGCTTCGCGTCAATTCTTCGCGCTACGGCGTGCCCATTCTGTTCCCGCCGGGGCGCGTCAAAGAGGCCGCCTTCACCTTCGACGGCCGCAAGTACCAGCTCCCTGCGAATCGGGAGCCGGACCATGCCCACGGCCAGCTGCGCGAGCGGCCGTGGAACGTGATCGCCAGCGGCGCGGACGCGGCTGGCGGGGCGTATGTCTCCGCGGAGTTCGACATCGCGGAGACCCCGGACATGCTGGCGTATTTCCCGCACGCCGCATGCTTTCGCTTCACGTACCGTCTGAAGGAAGGTACGCTGTCACTCAGCGGTGAAATTACCAATCGAGGCGGCGATACGATGCCGCTCTCGCTTGGATTTCACCCGTACTTCGCTTTTACGGAAGGCGAAGCCAGCCGCGTGCGAGTGACCATTCCTGCTGAGGCGGAATGGCCGCTTACCGCGGGAGGCTTCGCAGCAGCGGGGCCAGCGCCTTCGCCGCTCACAGCGGCTCTACAGCGCGGCGCGGTTGTGAGCGAGCTGCCTGGGTATCCTGGGGGTTCGCAGATGCTTAGCATCGCGCCTGGCCCGCAGGTGTGCGAGGTAGCGTATGAAGCTCGCGGCACAAAGCTTATTTTTGACATGGGTGATCAGTTCCCGATCCATGTGCTATTTACGGCGCCATGGGCGAATGCGGTGTCACTAGAGCCTTACACCAGCATTATGAACGTATTCAATGAAAGCTTTGCACCAGAAATGTCAGGTGCGCAAGGACTTGATCCAGGTGCTGTATTCACATTCGAGTGGTCCATTCGGATCGAGAGTCTCTAA
- a CDS encoding CPBP family intramembrane glutamic endopeptidase: protein MQPDLIESMNAISKDPFFMKAALWAQIVGFISGVLLSFYVFERKKGWKLGFGSRGFLRKGGEGLAWGAGLITLSGICIWLFGGILIVETHWSSSTAYEIGAGLLLFIGVALNEELFARGYLQGLLKHQYGVKTAVTVSTLIFAFLHSFNPGMWSSPIPFINLVLAGLLLGLSREFTDSLWMPVGLHFAWNFMQGCVFGFDVSGIEMSSLIKTTTQGADLISGGRFGAEGSVVTSFILVLGLIMIYNYYQTRSAIQRMGRAPAGHEGGHNHESI from the coding sequence ATGCAGCCCGATTTGATCGAGAGTATGAATGCGATATCCAAAGATCCATTTTTTATGAAAGCAGCCTTATGGGCGCAGATCGTCGGATTTATAAGCGGAGTCTTGCTGTCTTTTTATGTGTTTGAGCGTAAAAAAGGGTGGAAGCTAGGATTCGGAAGTCGGGGCTTTCTACGCAAGGGTGGAGAGGGATTAGCCTGGGGAGCTGGGCTGATTACGTTAAGCGGCATCTGTATTTGGTTGTTTGGCGGAATTCTAATCGTGGAAACTCATTGGAGTTCATCAACGGCATATGAAATCGGAGCAGGTCTCCTACTTTTTATTGGTGTAGCGTTGAATGAAGAGTTATTTGCACGCGGTTATCTACAAGGTCTTCTAAAGCATCAGTATGGTGTAAAAACGGCGGTCACCGTCTCGACGTTGATATTTGCATTCTTGCATAGCTTTAATCCCGGGATGTGGAGCTCTCCCATTCCGTTCATCAACCTCGTATTGGCAGGACTTTTACTGGGGCTAAGCCGAGAGTTTACAGACAGTTTGTGGATGCCTGTGGGACTTCACTTCGCCTGGAATTTCATGCAGGGCTGTGTGTTTGGTTTTGATGTTTCTGGCATTGAGATGTCTTCTCTGATTAAGACAACCACGCAAGGAGCTGATCTCATCTCTGGCGGTAGATTCGGGGCCGAGGGTAGTGTAGTCACTAGTTTTATTCTTGTGCTTGGTCTCATTATGATTTATAACTATTATCAAACACGAAGTGCCATCCAGCGTATGGGACGTGCACCTGCAGGGCACGAAGGAGGACATAACCATGAGTCAATATGA
- a CDS encoding sensor histidine kinase: MLFVLIALWSISIGLLIVDPRSRTMRWMSAVAFTGGSGALAAVISAYLLPYFQQTAPHSSVVTLTYRWMSVSSLLSYYGLPYSFGMLALAYQTHWQKPFVRTWLPLFMLVPPILCLLFTHGYTEEMPIDFPVVTAWAFPYIAVGALLIMLKREQLPAMKRTHLFTCLALLPPILSVGVLNYVMPSFGFYRLWVYHVWILAFVVPFFIFTFFKYGFLGIRLLIERRKLDSTLRAITSGTAILNHAIKNDVGKMRLFLEKMHQHAIETGQNELVQDIQVVMKASSHIREMISRVHEQTQELPLRFTQIDMIQLIHDVLDSLRSHLGAIRVQLQLPDQLNLRIDHIQVTETLTNILMNAIEAMGSQGELTISAIPNKKNVVILITDTGAGMDKSVLKQAVEPFFTTKGGQRNNFGLGLAYCYSVMKKHKGSLEISSEWGVGTRVYLTFPSQLK, encoded by the coding sequence ATGCTCTTTGTTCTTATTGCTCTTTGGAGCATCTCCATTGGTCTTCTGATCGTAGATCCTCGTTCTCGTACGATGCGCTGGATGAGTGCCGTCGCATTTACAGGTGGATCAGGCGCGCTTGCGGCCGTCATTTCAGCCTACCTATTACCTTACTTCCAACAGACTGCCCCCCATTCCTCGGTCGTCACACTGACGTATCGATGGATGAGCGTTAGTTCATTGCTTTCCTATTACGGATTGCCTTACTCGTTCGGCATGCTGGCCTTAGCGTATCAAACCCATTGGCAAAAGCCTTTTGTCCGCACCTGGCTGCCCTTATTTATGCTTGTTCCACCAATCCTTTGCTTACTCTTCACGCATGGGTATACAGAGGAAATGCCAATCGACTTCCCCGTTGTCACGGCTTGGGCTTTTCCTTATATTGCAGTCGGTGCGCTTCTGATTATGCTAAAAAGAGAGCAATTACCTGCCATGAAACGAACGCATTTGTTTACTTGTCTAGCGCTGCTTCCACCCATTCTCTCTGTGGGGGTCCTTAATTACGTCATGCCCAGCTTTGGCTTCTATCGCTTATGGGTTTATCATGTATGGATTTTAGCGTTTGTTGTACCTTTTTTTATTTTTACGTTTTTCAAATATGGGTTCCTCGGAATTCGCTTGCTCATTGAACGACGAAAACTAGATTCCACGCTGCGCGCCATCACATCAGGCACCGCCATCCTTAATCATGCGATTAAGAATGATGTAGGTAAAATGCGCTTGTTCTTGGAGAAAATGCACCAACACGCCATAGAAACTGGACAAAACGAACTTGTTCAGGACATTCAAGTTGTCATGAAAGCATCCAGTCATATCCGTGAAATGATTAGCCGCGTCCATGAACAGACTCAGGAACTGCCGCTGCGCTTCACTCAGATCGACATGATTCAGCTCATCCATGATGTGCTTGACTCACTCAGATCACATTTAGGTGCTATTCGCGTTCAATTGCAGCTTCCGGACCAACTTAATCTCCGCATAGATCACATTCAAGTCACGGAAACATTGACAAACATTTTAATGAATGCGATTGAAGCGATGGGGAGTCAAGGCGAGTTGACGATCTCCGCAATTCCTAATAAAAAGAATGTCGTTATTCTGATTACAGATACGGGGGCAGGTATGGACAAATCCGTACTGAAACAAGCGGTTGAGCCATTCTTTACCACCAAAGGCGGACAGCGGAACAACTTTGGACTTGGCCTTGCGTATTGTTATAGCGTGATGAAAAAGCACAAAGGCAGCCTGGAAATAAGCAGTGAATGGGGCGTTGGTACACGCGTTTATCTAACTTTTCCAAGTCAGCTTAAGTAA